In one window of Blattabacterium sp. (Cryptocercus punctulatus) str. Cpu DNA:
- the ccoN gene encoding cytochrome-c oxidase, cbb3-type subunit I, translating into MKIETYYYNNRIVKAFLYATIFWAIIGFFAGLVISLLLFYPELPDFILGSKLKNSQGIFGFGRWRMLHTSTVVFAFVGNIIFTGSYYSLQRLLKTRIFSDYLSWIHFWGWQIFIISTWITFLLGINTSKEYSEHEWPIDIGIFFIWMIYGINMIGSILKRKIKHLYVSIWFFLGTWVAVAMLHIFNNLELPIDLFTFKSYSIYAGVQDALMQWWYGHNAVAFILTTPILGLMYYFVPKASNQPIFSYKLSIIHFWSLIFIYIWAGPHHLMYTSLPNWAQILGTIFSIMLIAPSWGGMLNGLLTLRGDWNKVKKDPILKFFTVGIVCYGMATFEGPMLATKTLNSIAHFTDWVIAHVHLGTLGWNGFMAFGIIYWLTKKLWNTKLYSTLLANIHFWFGIFGIIFYIFPLYFGSLLQSEMWKKFNPDGTLVYKNFLDTVLSIIPFYKIRFIGGIIYFLGFIIMIYNIFKTIQKGYFINNEEFKVIPLHENEIEKKEKFHNWLEKKPIQFAILSFIAVAIGGLIEIIPTLVIKSNVPTIDNVKPYKALELEGRDLFVREGCNSCHSAQVRPFRDEVVRYGEYSKAGEFIYDHPFLWGSKRTGPDLAREGGKNPSSWHFNHMHNPRSTSPKSIMPRYPWLIYNELDRSNTEKKIKAMVKLGVPYTLEYIKYISKDMDTQASKIVSDIYLEYPSLKKEINKQRKIEKEKFIPLEKREIIALISYLQRLGTDIKS; encoded by the coding sequence ATGAAAATAGAAACATACTACTACAATAATCGTATTGTAAAAGCCTTTCTATATGCTACAATATTTTGGGCAATTATTGGATTTTTTGCTGGATTAGTTATTTCTCTCTTATTATTTTATCCTGAATTGCCTGATTTTATATTAGGAAGTAAACTGAAAAATTCCCAAGGAATATTTGGATTTGGGCGTTGGAGAATGTTACATACTAGTACAGTAGTATTTGCTTTTGTTGGAAATATTATTTTCACAGGATCTTACTATTCTTTACAACGATTATTAAAAACTAGAATATTTAGTGATTATCTTAGTTGGATTCACTTTTGGGGATGGCAAATTTTTATCATTTCTACTTGGATTACTTTTTTGTTAGGAATAAATACTAGTAAGGAATATTCGGAACATGAATGGCCTATAGATATAGGAATTTTTTTTATTTGGATGATTTATGGAATTAATATGATAGGAAGCATTTTAAAAAGGAAAATTAAACATTTATATGTCAGTATTTGGTTTTTTTTAGGAACCTGGGTTGCCGTAGCTATGTTACACATTTTTAATAATCTTGAATTACCTATTGATCTTTTTACTTTTAAAAGTTATTCTATATATGCTGGAGTTCAAGATGCTTTAATGCAATGGTGGTATGGACATAATGCAGTAGCATTTATTTTAACTACGCCTATACTTGGATTAATGTATTATTTTGTTCCAAAAGCATCTAATCAACCCATTTTTTCTTATAAACTTTCCATTATTCATTTTTGGTCTTTAATATTTATATATATATGGGCGGGACCACATCATCTTATGTATACATCTCTTCCTAATTGGGCTCAAATTTTAGGTACTATTTTTTCTATTATGTTAATTGCTCCTTCTTGGGGAGGTATGTTAAATGGATTATTGACCTTAAGAGGAGATTGGAATAAAGTAAAAAAGGATCCTATTTTAAAATTTTTTACAGTAGGAATTGTTTGTTATGGAATGGCAACTTTTGAAGGACCTATGTTAGCTACTAAAACACTAAATTCAATTGCTCATTTTACAGATTGGGTAATTGCTCATGTTCACTTAGGAACTTTAGGTTGGAATGGATTCATGGCTTTTGGAATAATCTATTGGTTAACAAAAAAATTATGGAATACTAAATTATATTCTACATTATTAGCAAATATTCACTTTTGGTTTGGAATATTTGGGATAATATTTTATATTTTTCCACTTTATTTCGGATCTTTATTACAATCTGAAATGTGGAAAAAATTTAATCCTGATGGGACTCTAGTATACAAAAATTTTTTGGATACAGTTTTATCTATTATTCCTTTTTATAAAATAAGATTTATTGGTGGAATTATTTATTTTTTAGGTTTTATTATAATGATATATAATATTTTTAAAACCATCCAAAAAGGATATTTTATTAATAATGAAGAATTTAAAGTAATTCCATTGCATGAAAATGAAATAGAAAAAAAGGAAAAATTTCATAATTGGTTAGAAAAAAAACCTATACAATTTGCTATTCTTTCTTTTATTGCTGTAGCTATTGGGGGATTAATAGAAATAATTCCTACTTTAGTGATAAAATCTAATGTTCCCACTATTGATAATGTAAAACCTTATAAGGCACTTGAATTAGAAGGTAGGGATTTATTTGTTAGAGAAGGATGTAATTCCTGTCATAGTGCACAAGTTCGTCCTTTTCGAGATGAAGTAGTCCGTTATGGAGAATATTCTAAAGCAGGAGAATTTATATATGACCATCCATTCCTTTGGGGTTCTAAAAGAACAGGTCCTGATTTAGCTAGAGAAGGGGGTAAAAATCCTAGTTCATGGCATTTTAACCATATGCATAATCCTCGTTCAACCTCTCCTAAATCCATTATGCCAAGATATCCTTGGTTAATTTATAATGAATTGGATAGATCTAATACAGAAAAAAAAATAAAAGCTATGGTAAAATTAGGTGTCCCATATACTTTGGAATATATTAAATATATATCTAAGGATATGGATACTCAAGCAAGTAAAATTGTATCTGATATTTATTTAGAATATCCAAGTTTAAAAAAAGAAATAAATAAACAGAGAAAAATAGAAAAAGAAAAATTTATTCCTTTGGAAAAAAGAGAAATAATAGCTCTAATTTCTTATTTACAACGTTTAGGTACGGATATTAAATCTTAA
- the ccoS gene encoding cbb3-type cytochrome oxidase assembly protein CcoS, giving the protein MDVLIIMILSSIFLGAIFLIIFLISLYYGQFDNYESHKIRILIDNHKKK; this is encoded by the coding sequence ATGGATGTATTAATTATAATGATATTATCTAGTATTTTTTTAGGAGCAATTTTTCTTATAATTTTTTTAATCAGTCTTTATTATGGTCAATTTGATAATTATGAATCTCATAAAATTAGAATTTTAATAGATAATCATAAAAAAAAATAA
- a CDS encoding cation-translocating P-type ATPase has product MKQNENFKFLDDEKIAEKIIDFKDKNITSVRFFIPSIHCSSCIMILENLSNIHKNIIESTVDFPSKIIRIIFNHSGLKLSYLAIILEKTGYKPSINFEFLEKKNKKKIFDRKLIGKLAISFFCFGNIMLLSIPEYVGSHEDIWYLENRNFFRYLMLILSLPIVLFSFTDHIKYAILGFKKHIINMDIPISIGILVLFSWSCYEVFFDLGSGYFDSLSGFSFFLLISKIFQIHTHNKIFSFEKSYKSFYPISISKIKKNNQEENILLFSLKKGDHIIIRNEEVIPVDSILIKGSALLDNSFLTGESYLIRKKIGERIYAGSKQKGEAIYLKVIKNVDQSYLSLLWNNKKFRKNKKNFHLNSITNQFSQYFTPIVLIISIITGIYWYFINVSKIFQTVFSVLIITCPCAVVLATPFILGNFIRIFSKKGFYVKDISTMERISNISTLIFDKTGTITDQNKEKISFIGPYLKCKEKKMISSLLRNSIHPLSKKIFSELSINQFYPIKNFREIIGYGIEGIINKVPVKIGSSKYIGITINNSKGTSVAISINKKFIGYFLFRNYYRKGIEQIFQNLKKKYKIIILSGDNNKLEKEYLESILPKSSKIIFNQSPEKKLDYVKKIQKNGEKVMMIGDGINDSSALNQSEVGISISETPSSFFPNCDAFIQSNYLNKIFLFLKISRISIKLIIVNFMISLFYNCIGIIFAITGFLTPFIAAILMPLSSLSVIIFSLLSTWIVSRRFLS; this is encoded by the coding sequence ATGAAACAAAATGAAAATTTTAAATTTCTTGATGATGAAAAAATTGCCGAAAAAATAATTGATTTTAAAGATAAAAATATCACTTCCGTTCGTTTTTTTATTCCATCTATTCATTGCAGTTCATGTATCATGATTTTGGAAAATTTATCTAATATTCATAAAAATATAATTGAATCCACTGTTGATTTTCCAAGTAAAATAATTAGAATAATATTCAATCATTCTGGATTAAAATTAAGCTATTTAGCAATTATTCTTGAAAAAACAGGTTATAAACCTTCTATTAATTTTGAATTTTTAGAAAAAAAAAATAAGAAAAAAATATTTGATAGAAAATTAATAGGAAAATTAGCTATTTCTTTTTTTTGTTTTGGAAACATTATGCTTTTATCTATTCCAGAATATGTAGGATCTCATGAAGATATATGGTATTTAGAAAATCGTAATTTCTTTCGTTATTTAATGTTAATTCTTTCGTTACCTATTGTATTATTTTCTTTCACAGATCATATAAAATATGCTATTTTAGGATTTAAAAAACATATTATTAATATGGATATTCCTATTTCTATTGGAATATTAGTTCTTTTTTCATGGAGTTGTTATGAAGTATTTTTTGATTTAGGATCTGGATATTTTGATAGTTTATCTGGATTTTCCTTTTTTTTACTTATTAGTAAAATATTCCAAATTCATACTCATAATAAAATATTTTCTTTTGAAAAAAGTTATAAATCCTTTTATCCTATTTCAATATCAAAAATTAAAAAAAATAATCAAGAAGAAAATATTTTACTTTTTTCCTTAAAAAAAGGAGATCATATTATAATTAGAAATGAAGAAGTTATTCCTGTAGATTCTATATTAATAAAAGGATCTGCATTATTAGATAATAGTTTTCTTACAGGAGAATCTTATTTAATAAGAAAAAAAATAGGAGAACGAATTTATGCTGGATCTAAACAAAAGGGGGAAGCTATTTATTTAAAAGTAATCAAAAATGTAGATCAAAGCTATCTAAGTTTATTATGGAATAATAAAAAATTTCGTAAAAATAAAAAAAATTTTCATTTAAATTCAATAACTAATCAATTTAGTCAATATTTTACTCCTATTGTTTTAATCATTTCTATAATAACTGGAATATATTGGTATTTTATTAATGTATCAAAAATTTTTCAAACTGTTTTTTCCGTATTAATTATTACTTGTCCTTGTGCAGTAGTACTTGCCACTCCATTTATACTTGGAAATTTCATACGAATATTTTCTAAAAAAGGATTTTATGTAAAAGATATTTCAACTATGGAACGAATTTCCAATATAAGTACTTTAATTTTTGATAAAACAGGAACTATTACAGATCAAAATAAAGAAAAAATTTCTTTTATTGGTCCATATCTTAAATGTAAAGAAAAAAAAATGATTTCCTCTTTATTAAGAAATTCAATTCATCCATTAAGTAAAAAAATTTTTTCAGAATTATCTATCAATCAATTTTATCCTATAAAAAATTTTCGAGAAATAATAGGTTATGGTATAGAAGGAATTATAAATAAAGTTCCAGTTAAAATTGGATCTTCTAAATATATAGGTATTACAATAAATAATTCTAAAGGAACTTCAGTTGCTATTTCTATAAATAAAAAATTCATAGGTTATTTTTTATTTAGAAATTATTATAGAAAAGGAATAGAACAAATATTCCAAAATCTAAAAAAAAAATATAAAATAATTATTCTTTCTGGTGATAATAATAAATTAGAAAAAGAATATTTAGAATCAATTTTACCAAAATCTAGTAAAATTATTTTTAATCAAAGTCCAGAAAAAAAACTAGATTATGTAAAAAAAATACAAAAAAATGGAGAAAAAGTAATGATGATTGGAGATGGTATTAATGATTCTTCTGCATTAAATCAAAGTGAAGTCGGCATTTCAATATCAGAAACTCCAAGTAGTTTTTTTCCTAATTGTGATGCTTTTATTCAATCTAATTATTTGAATAAAATTTTTTTATTTCTAAAAATATCCAGGATATCAATCAAATTGATTATTGTAAATTTTATGATTAGTTTATTTTACAATTGTATAGGAATTATATTTGCTATAACCGGTTTTTTAACTCCTTTTATTGCAGCAATTTTAATGCCTTTAAGTTCTTTATCCGTAATTATTTTTTCTCTATTATCTACTTGGATAGTTTCACGAAGATTTTTATCTTAG
- the gcvH gene encoding glycine cleavage system protein GcvH, whose product MNFNNLKYSKNHEWIGLYGFNDNNNENIYAVGITHFAQKELGDIVYLDIEKTIIGTKIKEGNIFGTIEAVKTVSDLFMPVSGKILEFNKILLSNPEYLNKDSYNEGWILKIKILNKKEYDILMSFKEYKKYIGEK is encoded by the coding sequence ATGAATTTCAATAATTTAAAATACAGCAAAAATCATGAATGGATAGGATTATATGGTTTTAATGATAATAATAATGAAAATATATATGCAGTAGGAATTACTCATTTTGCTCAAAAAGAGTTAGGAGATATTGTTTATTTAGATATAGAGAAAACTATTATAGGAACAAAAATCAAAGAAGGAAATATCTTTGGAACAATAGAAGCAGTTAAAACTGTTTCCGATTTATTTATGCCAGTTTCAGGAAAAATACTAGAATTCAATAAAATTTTACTATCTAATCCAGAATATTTAAATAAAGATTCTTATAATGAGGGTTGGATACTTAAAATTAAAATATTGAATAAAAAAGAATATGATATCCTGATGTCATTTAAAGAATATAAAAAATATATAGGAGAAAAATAA